The following proteins come from a genomic window of Solea solea chromosome 3, fSolSol10.1, whole genome shotgun sequence:
- the rtn3 gene encoding reticulon-3: MDPTTQSSQITSSQGLADGQNSAAKESKLNDSFLSSSPVSLIQSPQDKRVVLGSEKPCEGVATSLRFPSQPGTFTPAHYGSEAGPPDGQPDSPIKTSPVSERIKALEALAAKKKEPEFKSDGGYSHFRDRHYDKSPIETKKPPIETSRSPIEAPKSLIEFQKSPTETKSPTETQKSQTEAHKYTTETPKSPIEKTLPGISKKEGSADQESPESPFEVLGDLRQVNEFEETEEWMKAHLPPMPDFDAVDLMKDTVVSESVTTKEEKVIHAVIPAAPAAFAGVPDAFMDSPIKSLEVKDGFSDAQKQPSVEEESEFDLDFLPTAYVWDQQEKTGVQARTNVDSEVPTSTAPHANSGSPPLPVSPQSDMSVKEKISDDKTTIWTGDIEPPEASEADSSGESEDTVIEDGVIAPASEPLSSSDIAFSNDPTPAPAFAAPDFPNEEKVVPPPKSERKLMQVPTINVIETDEPNYSEEEMEMELEAEIDEDYEVVTDSAREATKTPEPEDGEHEQPKTRPLETEFMEGYSPPSSPVDSDVEYSPKRNIVKSPPETYHEESRPELEASPHPTVPKESAFEISHDQSKKSEMTSNNVNDEPSTIKLPNEEVDFPDNDDEWSDEAQCMLVTSYRTDSVPNKPVSCTESKMDASSNIAVKETYVESVSLSKTSFIQDDVYDRQSFDYDYDASSLLDEQFVSDSFEIQSETLNSSSLKNDVPEDSQDGENLDNFTPLNDCQGLSSMIEQDFKMWMTTDVSDNIADGAQKIDSKIQEETKAAVLALDKTMDPESTDPEMADIEAADSFVEFMRECLKSRQDEEPDSQHQGVFSESKLCEIGQPIHQSPPTMFMDFEQEQLTISALKELGSSQEDDEVPSLQSKIPDQNDANPSATSIERSTFTSVSTPPCPQSDRASDSMYSKEMEAIDVWVAEAYHLAEHVLTAILTHLSVKDLIHWRDPKKSGVVFGLSMLMLLSLAAFSVISVVSYLLLALLCVTITFRIYKSVVQAVQKSSDGHPFKTLIDKDVSIPPETFRKHVDTSLTYINRALKQMSRLFLVEDLVDSLKLAVVMWLLTYVGAVFNGITILILADILLFAVPPVYEKNKTQIDHYIDVARTQFNTTMAKLQEKLPGAVKRSKTE; encoded by the exons ACAAAAGAGTCGTCCTGGGCTCCGAAAAGCCCTGTGAAGGTGTCGCAACATCCCTTCGCTTTCCCTCTCAACCTGGCACGTTCACACCTGCTCATTACGGGAGTGAAGCAGGGCCACCAGATGGACAGCCAGATTCACCAATAAAGACCTCTCCTGTTTCAGAGCGAATAAAAGCACTGGAAGCTCTTGCAGCCAAAAAGAAGGAACCTGAATTTAAAAGTGATGGAGGTTACTCTCACTTCAGAGATCGCCATTATGACAAATCCCCCATTGAGACCAAAAAACCTCCCATTGAGACCTCAAGATCACCCATTGAGGCCCCCAAATCACTCATTGAGTTCCAAAAGTCACCGACTGAGACCAAGTCACCGACtgagacacaaaagtcacagaCTGAGGCTCACAAATATACCACTGAGACTCCAAAATCTCCCATTGAAAAGACTCTGCCAGGTATCTCAAAAAAAGAAGGCTCTGCTGATCAGGAGTCACCTGAATCCCCCTTTGAAGTACTTGGAGATTTAAGACAAGTGAATGAATTTGAAGAGACAGAGGAATGGATGAAGGCTCATTTACCGCCCATGCCAGACTTTGATGCCGTAGATTTAATGAAAGACACTGTGGTTTCAGAAAGTGTTacaacaaaagaggaaaaggtGATTCATGCGGTAAtacctgctgctcctgctgccttTGCTGGTGTCCCTGATGCCTTCATGGATTCTCCTATCAAATCTTTGGAAGTGAAGGATGGCTTTAGTGATGCACAGAAACAGCCAAGTGTTGAGGAGGAGTCTGAGTTTGACCTTGATTTTTTGCCAACAGCGTATGTGTGGGATCAGCAAGAAAAAACAGGCGTCCAGGCTCGAACAAATGTTGATTCAGAAGTTCCAACTTCAACTGCACCTCATGCAAACTCTGGGTCGCCCCCACTTCCTGTCTCCCCGCAAAGTGACATGAGTgttaaagagaaaatatcagATGACAAGACGACTATTTGGACTGGTGATATAGAGCCACCAGAGGCAAGTGAAGCAGACAGCTCAggagagtcagaagacactgtaaTTGAAGATGGTGTCATTGCTCCTGCATCAGAACCCCTTTCGTCTTCTGATATTGCATTTTCAAATGATCCTACCCCTGCCCCTGCTTTTGCAGCTCCTGATTTCCCCAATGAAGAAAAGGTGGTACCTCCACCAAAGTCGGAGAGGAAGCTAATGCAAGTTCCAACCATCAATGTTATTGAGACAGACGAGCCAAATTACAGTGAAGAGGAAATGGAAATGGAGCTTGAAGCAGAGATAGATGAGGATTATGAAGTTGTGACAGACTCTGCCAGAGAGGCAACCAAAACCCCAGAACCAGAGGATGGTGAACATGAACAACCCAAGACACGTCCCTTAGAAACTGAATTCATGGAAGGCTACTCTCCCCCATCCTCACCTGTAGACTCTGATGTTGAATACTCTCCCAAGCGCAATATAGTCAAATCTCCTCCAGAAACGTACCACGAGGAATCTAGGCCTGAGCTTGAGGCCTCACCACATCCAACTGTTCCAAAGGAATCAGCATTTGAAATTTCTCACGATCAATCCAAGAAGTCAGAAATGACTTCCAACAATGTTAATGATGAACCTTCGACTATCAAACTCCCAAATGAAGAAGTGGACTTCCCAGACAATGATGACGAATGGTCAGATGAAGCACAATGTATGCTGGTAACATCTTACAGGACTGACAGTGTGCCCAACAAACCAGTTTCTTGCACCGAGTCCAAAATGGATGCGAGTAGTAACATAGCTGTGAAAGAGACTTATGTGGAGTCAGTTTCTCTTTCCAAAACCAGCTTTATTCAAGATGATGTATATGACAGACAGTCAtttgattatgattatgatgcATCTTCTCTGCTGGATGAGCAGTTTGTTTCTGATTCCTTTGAAATCCAAAGTGAAACACTGAATTCAAGCTCTTTAAAAAATGATGTTCCAGAGGACAGTCAAGATGGTGAAAATCTGGACAACTTCACACCACTTAATGATTGTCAAGGACTAAGCAGCATGATTGAACAAGATTTCAAAATGTGGATGACCACTGACGTTTCAGACAACATTGCAGATGGGGCACAGAAAATTGATTCCAAGATCCAGGAAGAAACAAAAGCAGCTGTCCTTGCACTTGACAAAACAATGGACCCAGAGAGCACTGACCCCGAAATGGCAGATATTGAGGCTGCAGACAGCTTTGTAGAATTCATGCGAGAGTGCCTGAAATCTAGACAGGATGAAGAACCAGACAGCCAGCACCAAGGTGTTTTCTCTGAGTCCAAGCTTTGTGAAATTGGTCAGCCAATTCACCAGTCCCCTCCAACCATGTTTATGGATTTTGAACAAGAACAACTCACTATCAGTGCTCTCAAAGAGCTTGGCAGCAGTCAAGAGGATGACGAGGTACCATCTCTCCAATCTAAGATTCCTGACCAGAACGATGCTAACCCCAGTGCTACATCAATAGAGCGGTCTACCTTCACATCAGTTTCTACCCCTCCATGTCCCCAAAGTGACCGTGCATCCGACAGCATGTATTCCAAAGAGATGGAAGCCATTGATGTATGGGTAGCTGAAGCCTATCATCTTGCTGAGCATGTCTTGACAGCAATACTAACCCACTTATCAG TGAAGGATCTGATCCACTGGCGAGACCCCAAGAAGTCGGGCGTGGTGTTCGGTCTGTccatgctgatgctgctgtcgCTGGCAGCCTTCAGCGTCATCAGCGTGGTCTCCTACCTGCTGCTCGCCCTGCTCTGCGTCACCATCACCTTCCGCATCTACAAGTCTGTGGTCCAGGCCGTGCAGAAGTCTAGCGACGGACACCCCTTCAA aACGCTGATAGATAAGGATGTCAGCATCCCCCCCGAGACTTTCCGCAAGCACGTGGACACCAGTCTGACCTACATCAACCGAGCCCTAAAGCAGATGAGCCGCCTCTTTCTGGTCGAGGACCTCGTGGACTCCCTAAAG CTGGCTGTGGTCATGTGGCTGTTGACCTACGTAGGAGCTGTTTTCAATGGAATCACCATTCTCATCCTGG ctGACATCCTGCTCTTCGCGGTGCCACCAGTCTATGAGAAGAACAAG ACTCAGATTGATCATTACATCGACGTGGCACGTACTCAATTCAACACCACGATGGCCAA GTTGCAAGAGAAACTTCCCGGAGCGGTGAAGCGCAGCAAAACTGAATGA